Below is a genomic region from Spirosoma radiotolerans.
TCGTTAACGAGCTACACTAGGCTCCAGTAAGGGTAATGGCTTTTCGTCGATAGGTATTTTTATCAAGCTGATTCAGCAGGAAAGCGGCTACATCGGCGCGGCTGATGCGGGGAAAGTCAAATCGGCTGAATGGCAGATGCTCACCAACCCGGTAATGTCCGGTTATGGGGCCGTTTGTCAGGCTGGTAGGTCGTACGATTGTCCAGTCAAGCGCACTTTCCCGAACAGCCTGCTCCTGTTTTTCTTTTTCGGCAATCACACCACTTAGTAGCGTTTTAATGATCAGCTTACTGGGTAAGGAAGCCTCCTCGTAGCTCGTACCAACGCCCAATGAAGACACGACGAACAGCGTTTTAACGCCTGCCTGGTACATTGCCGTTATCAAATTACTGGTGCCATCAGCTACGGCCTGATCCTGTTGGCCTGGACGGCTACCCAACGAACAAATAACTGCGTCCTGACGCCGAACGGCTGGCAATAAGGTTTCGGGCTTTAGAACATCGCCGGTTATGACGGTCAAATGGGGGTGTTGAATGGAAAGCCGGGCCGGATCACGAACGAAAGCCGTCACGAAATGGCCCGCCTGAAGTGCCTGTTCTACCGCTTGCCGCCCTGTACCTCCGGTGGCACCTACTACGAGTACTTGCATAAAAAGCTGATTTTAGCTACAGACATAACCCAAAATCAGCTTTTCAGTTTTTACTGTTTTAACGTGAGTAATCGTTTTATTCAATCGCTACGCGATTGGATGTTTGTAGAAGAACTTTTTAAAGTTTAACACCAAGCGTAAGTCCGCTTTGTCCGGTTGGCGTGAAGTAAGGATCGAGGGTTACCTTCTCCATGTTCTTTCTTCGTTTATGCCACTCTGGAATGAGTATGCCACAGGCCGCTCCTACCGCAAAGCCCGTCATGACATCTGTCCTGAAATGCTTGCCAGCCTCCATTCGATTCCAGGCAACCAGA
It encodes:
- a CDS encoding NAD(P)-dependent oxidoreductase is translated as MQVLVVGATGGTGRQAVEQALQAGHFVTAFVRDPARLSIQHPHLTVITGDVLKPETLLPAVRRQDAVICSLGSRPGQQDQAVADGTSNLITAMYQAGVKTLFVVSSLGVGTSYEEASLPSKLIIKTLLSGVIAEKEKQEQAVRESALDWTIVRPTSLTNGPITGHYRVGEHLPFSRFDFPRISRADVAAFLLNQLDKNTYRRKAITLTGA